One stretch of Ficedula albicollis isolate OC2 chromosome 7, FicAlb1.5, whole genome shotgun sequence DNA includes these proteins:
- the MTX2 gene encoding metaxin-2 isoform X2 yields MNLGFLCSTAEPWPENAALYQQLKEEQILLSDNASSLAVQAFLQMCNLPVRVICRANAEYMSPSGKVPFIHVGNQVVSELGPIVQFVKAKGHSLSDGLDEVQKAEMKAYMELVNNMLLTAELYLQWCDDVTVEEITYPRYGSPYPWPLNRILSYQKQWEVRRKMKAIGWAGKTLEQVLEDVDQCCHALSQRLGTQPYFFNKQPTELDALVFGHLFTILTTQLITDELSEKVKNYSNLTAFCRRIEQQYFEGHEKDSSTTAAHSSKRSLLR; encoded by the exons ATGAACCTGGGCTTCTTATGTAGCA CCGCAGAGCCTTGGCCTGAAAATGCTGCGTTGTATCAGCAACTGAAGG AGGaacaaattttgctttctgataATGCATCTTCCCTTGCTGTTCAG GCCTTTTTGCAAATGTGCAATCTGCCAGTCCGGGTGATTTGCCGGGCAAACGCCGAGTACATGTCCCCATCTG GCAAAGTGCCTTTTATTCATGTGGGAAATCAAGTAGTATCTGAACTGGGGCCCATAGTCCAGTTTGTAAAAGCCAAG GGACATTCCCTCAGTGATGGATTGGATGAAGTCCAAAAAGCTGAGATGAAAGCCTACATGGAATTGGTCAATAATATGCTCTTGACAGCAGAG ctCTATCTCCAGTGGTGTGATGATGTTACAGTAGAGGAG ATTACTTACCCAAGGTATGGCTCTCCTTATCCGTGGCCCCTTAACCGCATTTTGTCCTATCAGAAGCAGTGGGAGGTGAGGCGAAAGATGAAAGCCATTGGATGGGCTGGAAAGACACTTGAACAG GTGCTTGAAGATGTAGATCAGTGCTGTCATGCTCTCTCCCAGAGATTAGGAACACAACCATATTTCTTCAATAAGCA acCAACTGAATTAGATGCTCTGGTGTTTGGACATCTGTTCACAATCCTTACTACTCAGCTAATCACTGATGAACTCTCTGAAAAAGTGAAGAACTACAGTAATCTCACAGCGTTCTGTCGGCGAATAGAGCAGCAGTACTTTGAGGGTCATGAGAAAGACAGCTCTACAACTGCAGCCCACTCTTCCAAGAGGTCCTTGCTGAGATAA